ATCTTAATGCGGTTGCTGAAGCAGCATATGCGGAATTTCTACAATAGAAGTGCTACCGGCAAACTTCACCAATAATCTTTGCAAGAACATGTCCCTCCTTCAAAATGATGGAAGCGACTTGCATCCCTCACAATGAATTTTCGATTAACAATATGGGAGACCGTCTTCATGAAATGATGGCAGTCCTCACATACCCTCAAGTTCTTGATCACAACAATTTCTTCCCCAGATTCAGTGTTCAGGAGACCGAAAGTAAGTGCCAACTTTTCACTATGAATACCTGTCAGTGGCAAATTTTCCGTCGTCTTATTTCTATACACCCCGTTATCATTTTTGACCATAGCTTCCAACTGAAGAATCATCTTGTAAATCCTATTAGCCTGTGGATGAGAATGGTCGTCGGCCATGAACAAATGAACCTTACCCTTATAATCAACATAACTACATCCAGGGTCCTTCTTTAGTCCATTTTGTTTCATTATAGCCCGAATTCTCGCCACGCCATCCAACCTCCCAGCATCCGAGTATATGTTTGACAGAAGCACATAGTAACCAACATTTGTCGGATCAAGCTTACTGACTTTCTCAAAAGCAAGCTCTCCCAATTCCACATTTTTATGAATCTTGCATGCACCCAACAATGCGCCCCAAATGGGACCGTCAGGCTCCATCGGCATTGACACGATCAAATCCCAAGCCTCCTTCAGCTGGCCAGCACGACCCAAAAGGTCTACCATGCAAGCATAGTGCTCTCTACTTGGCATTATACCATGCACTGTCTTCATGGAAGCGAAGTACTCCATTCCTTTGTCGGTCATCCCTACATGACTACAAACTGACAACACACTAACCATAACGACTTCATCAGGCTTGATTCCCTCCTCCAACATTTTATCAAACAGAAACAGTGCTTCATCGCCATGTCCATGCATGCCATATCCAGCAATCATTGCTGTCCATGAAACTATGGTTCTCTGATGCATTTCATCGAACACTTTCCGTGCTCGAGCCAAATCTCCACACTTGGCATGCAGATTGATAAGTGCATTCTTTATGTGAGTGTTGGAAGTATATGAATCTTTCTGGTTGATGAAACTTTCTATTCTCCGTCCAATGGAGTGGGCACCGAGGTTAGCGCAGGAGGAAAGCACACAGATGAGTGTGATGGCGTCTGGTTCTACTGAAGTAGATTCCTTCATCTTGTCGTAGAAAGCTAACACTTGATGAGCGAGACCATTCTGGGCATAGCAGGAGATCATGGCGTTCCAGGAAACAAGGTCTTTTCGTTGGTCGGGCATTTCGTCGAACAGTTGGCGAGCAACATCGACGGCGCCGATTCTGGAGAAGCATGAAAGCAGGCAGTTCGAGACGGAAGGAGCGAAGACGAGAGAGGACCTGAAGGCGACGCCGTGGAGCGGCGGAATTGACGCCGGAGGAGCAGCGGGTAGGAGCGCGAGGAAGGTGACATCGTCGAAAGGGACACCCGCAAGTCGCATGCGGCGGAAGGTAGCAAGGGCGGCGGGGGAGGGGGAGGATGCGAGGGCGTGGCCGGAAATGAGGGCGTTGAAGGCGGAGGTAGCGATTTCGGCGGCAGGGAGCTCGTCGAGGAGGCGGCAGGCGAGGGGAAGGAGGCGGAGGCGAGAGTAGGCGGTGACGACGGTGGTGAGGACGTAGGCGTCGGAGGGAAGGAGCCCGGACTTGAGGGAGATGGCGTGGAGGTGGAAGGCGGCGGCGGGAAGGGAGAGGGCGGCGGCGGCGAGAAGGGCGGAGGGGAGGAGGGAGGCAATAGGTATGGGCGGATGAGGGTCGAAGAGAAGGGTGTGGCGGAGAAGGGCGAGGGCCTTGTGGTGGCGTCCGGAAGCGGCGAGTTGGCGGAGGCCGACGGCGGACATGCAGGCGCCGCCGCCGCTGGCGTGGGCGGGGACGGATTGCATGGTTCATGGCCCTTCCGTTCAATTTTGCATAAAAAATCGGCCCAAATTGATTCgttcaaagtaaacactcaaagtaaacagaaatttttttcttaactcccatttaatttatttttttttaattagttcttcaAGGTAAAACAGACCATTAGTGTCATTCTAATTCGTTGCTGAAGGCTAGCCTTTCGCCAAATGAATTAAACGAATACATTTGATTTGGTAAAAATTTAAATAGatcccaactcaagttgtaaattttatttgaaaaaaaaatcttataaataTATTAGCTTAGAATTAAATCatttttggtaaaaaattatatatatatatatatatatatatatatatatatatatatatatatatatagaagtgcTCTCCTGCGGAATGTTTGGTGCGGAACGATGCGGCGCCGCTGACCTGGACGCCTACGTCAAATAAGTTGTGTTAAAATGGCTTCGTGAGAAAACTCGTTCCTCTCCTCCCGCGATCTAGGGTTTCCCGTTGCTCACCCTTCTCCGCCGAAGCTCCTCCCTCACTCTCGCCGCCTCCCTCTCTCGTCGAGCTACAGCTCTTTCTCCGCGACGCCTTCCTCTCTCGTTACGAGCACCACCTCCTTCGCCGCGGCGCCTGCCTCTCGCGCGACGAGCACCACCTTCGCCGCGACGACTCCCTCTCTCGCGACGAGCAGCTCCTTCGCCGCGACACGACGCCTCCCTCTCTCGCGACGCCTCCCTCCGCGCCGAGCTCTCTCGCTGCAACTCATGACTCTCCTCCCCACCGCAACATCCTCTCAGGTTGTCCTAAAATTCTCCAAACTTGATATAATTTCTTCAAGTATTCGCTATACTTTtataatttcaatcaatatttgaatttgatacaTCAACCTTACCGAAGCAAAATCGTTTGGGATTTTAAACATTTCTGTGTATTTCTGTTAAACATACCTATGAATTTGATAAAAATCTGTCCTGCTTCCTGCGGTAGATTATTTGACATTTgtattgtttctgttattttgcTTCTGTGATATTTGTGgtgttaataaaaaatttatattaattgtAGAGATTTAAATTATTGTTTCTGTGATTGTTTGACTTAAATTTATGTGTATTTTGCTTCTGTGACATTAAATATAGAAGTGTTATTTTGCTTCTGTAGAGATTTTGTTggcataatttgtgttgtaaattTGTTTATGTTACATATGATAAATATGTTTGAGAATGCTCTATGCAATTGATTTTAGTTTAATGCAATTGATAAACTCtatattttagttttattatgttTGGCATAATACTATGTAAATCTGTTACATGTGAAATTTCTTTGAGattaaacatttcttttaaacatttctGTTTTATATCGGCAGGAAAACCAATTATTTTGCTTATGTGATTTTTGTTTTAGAAAACTGTTAGTTTGCATCTATTATTTTGCATTAGAAATTTCATAATTTGTGTTGCTCTAGAAATTGTATGATTTGTTCCATCAAGTTTAGAATTTAGTGTCTCTGTCAAGTTATTTATCTATTGTCAAATATAATGCGAGGGCGctcagaaatggaagaaaatagagcTGATGATCAAGAATTtattccccaagttgcagatgatcgaaagccaaaaattggaatggaatttGCATCACTAGAAGATGCATATttgttctataaccaatatgcacgagaagctgGATTTAGTACAAGGAATAACACGAGCAGGAAAAACaagatgacaaatgaagtgacgtggaaacaaattgtatgttttaaagaagggcatacagatCTAATGCGGAACAAGAAACATGCAAACACTGATCATCTAATAGgggaaagagcacgtggcgcAGTTAGAACAGGTTGtaaatcaaatattacatttgtcaagaaacagatgggacctaattgggttgtcagcAACTTCATAGAAacccataatcatccactctcgactccatcaaaggtgcatttgctacgctcgCATCGTAATGTTTCGACAGCAAAGAAAACATTGACAAAACAATTTTCAGAGGTcaatgtaccaacttgtcaacaaatgtgattattagagatagagtatggaggcccTGAGGGGATTGGTTGCACAGAAAAAGATCTTAGAAACTTTGAGAGGActctaagggatgaacaaaaaggTATTGATGTCGAAACACTAATTGAGTTATTTGCATCTGAGCAAGAGAAAAATTCTGCATTTTTCTTTGATtacgagactgattcagataatagatttagtaggtgtttttgggctgatcatgtatcaagaagggcatacagtgtatttggtgatgcagttgtatttgatacgacatataacaC
Above is a genomic segment from Zingiber officinale cultivar Zhangliang unplaced genomic scaffold, Zo_v1.1 ctg150, whole genome shotgun sequence containing:
- the LOC122036399 gene encoding putative pentatricopeptide repeat-containing protein At3g11460, mitochondrial, producing the protein MQSVPAHASGGGACMSAVGLRQLAASGRHHKALALLRHTLLFDPHPPIPIASLLPSALLAAAALSLPAAAFHLHAISLKSGLLPSDAYVLTTVVTAYSRLRLLPLACRLLDELPAAEIATSAFNALISGHALASSPSPAALATFRRMRLAGVPFDDVTFLALLPAAPPASIPPLHGVAFRSSLVFAPSVSNCLLSCFSRIGAVDVARQLFDEMPDQRKDLVSWNAMISCYAQNGLAHQVLAFYDKMKESTSVEPDAITLICVLSSCANLGAHSIGRRIESFINQKDSYTSNTHIKNALINLHAKCGDLARARKVFDEMHQRTIVSWTAMIAGYGMHGHGDEALFLFDKMLEEGIKPDEVVMVSVLSVCSHVGMTDKGMEYFASMKTVHGIMPSREHYACMVDLLGRAGQLKEAWDLIVSMPMEPDGPIWGALLGACKIHKNVELGELAFEKVSKLDPTNVGYYVLLSNIYSDAGRLDGVARIRAIMKQNGLKKDPGCSYVDYKGKVHLFMADDHSHPQANRIYKMILQLEAMVKNDNGVYRNKTTENLPLTGIHSEKLALTFGLLNTESGEEIVVIKNLRVCEDCHHFMKTVSHIVNRKFIVRDASRFHHFEGGTCSCKDYW